Proteins found in one Fulvitalea axinellae genomic segment:
- a CDS encoding OmpW family outer membrane protein, giving the protein MRKLIKYIGALVMVLAVSPVFAQQQQTGLMGISYNMASPTGNTNDFVSDMSFRGVTFDGRYFVHPRVSVGLSFGWNGFDEFVEDGRIEYDNGIVEGNQYREIEAIPIMVTGHYYFDTYEFIRPYVGLGVGAVSLERSFDMSLKTYGDDSWHFGLTPEAGFIIPIGYQGFGIMANAKYNYMAGAKDVDSQGYWNFGVGVVVNLFD; this is encoded by the coding sequence ATGAGGAAGCTAATCAAATATATTGGGGCGTTGGTTATGGTCTTGGCGGTTTCGCCAGTGTTTGCGCAACAGCAGCAGACCGGATTGATGGGGATTTCCTACAACATGGCTTCGCCGACGGGTAATACTAACGATTTCGTTTCGGACATGTCTTTCAGGGGCGTTACTTTTGACGGCCGTTACTTTGTCCACCCAAGGGTTTCGGTTGGTCTTTCTTTCGGCTGGAACGGTTTCGACGAGTTTGTTGAGGATGGCCGAATCGAATACGATAACGGAATTGTGGAAGGTAACCAATACCGCGAGATCGAGGCTATTCCGATTATGGTGACGGGTCACTATTATTTCGATACTTACGAGTTTATCAGGCCTTACGTAGGTTTGGGTGTCGGGGCGGTTAGCTTGGAACGTAGCTTTGATATGAGCCTTAAGACTTATGGAGATGATTCTTGGCACTTTGGGTTAACACCAGAAGCTGGGTTCATTATTCCAATCGGTTACCAAGGTTTTGGAATCATGGCGAACGCCAAATATAACTATATGGCCGGAGCTAAAGATGTGGACTCGCAAGGCTACTGGAATTTTGGAGTGGGTGTTGTAGTGAATCTTTTTGACTGA
- a CDS encoding DUF4136 domain-containing protein, protein MEVMRERWGMPKVKWILSLCLFGAVLVAGCMPDNDLSYEDTDVVSAFYDKEADLSKYETFSLPDTIRYIKDEKNPDNNIVFEDDFDEALLATLKDEMIEAGYEYVEKVDELTEEQKVKNLHIPMSIYATKTRYTYVSYPWYPGGWSPWLPGGYWGGVRYPYIVNVSYKTGTVYMDMLDLTREKNKDGKIKAICTGVVDGLIPSSSQTDSYQKRVEEGVEKFVKLFVELKKEQKK, encoded by the coding sequence ATGGAAGTAATGAGAGAGAGATGGGGAATGCCGAAGGTGAAGTGGATTTTGAGCCTTTGTCTCTTCGGTGCTGTATTGGTGGCCGGTTGCATGCCGGATAATGATTTGTCCTACGAGGATACGGATGTTGTTAGCGCCTTTTATGACAAAGAGGCTGACTTGTCGAAGTACGAGACCTTTAGCTTGCCGGATACGATACGATACATTAAGGACGAAAAAAATCCAGATAACAATATCGTCTTCGAGGATGATTTTGACGAGGCCTTGCTCGCTACTCTGAAAGACGAAATGATTGAGGCTGGGTATGAGTACGTAGAAAAGGTGGATGAATTGACGGAAGAGCAGAAAGTGAAAAACCTACATATCCCAATGTCGATTTACGCTACAAAAACTCGTTATACTTACGTTTCTTACCCTTGGTACCCAGGCGGATGGAGTCCATGGTTGCCAGGTGGTTATTGGGGAGGCGTGCGCTACCCTTATATAGTCAATGTTAGTTACAAGACAGGTACGGTTTATATGGATATGCTAGACCTGACTAGGGAGAAGAACAAGGATGGCAAAATCAAAGCTATATGTACAGGGGTAGTTGACGGGTTGATCCCATCGTCGAGCCAAACGGACTCTTACCAAAAGAGGGTAGAGGAAGGTGTTGAGAAGTTTGTGAAATTGTTCGTGGAGTTGAAGAAAGAGCAGAAGAAATGA
- a CDS encoding DUF6089 family protein, whose product MKRLLLLLFLLGFFTYDGVSQSFVRKAGSSPLEVTVGVGSSTYYGDLADDAPYNNFGSNINLGMRYRVFPHVKVGFDASLISLSGQDLYEERGLSFNSINYEFAGILQAELFDNNAKDRSSTRKSIIPYGFVGVGALMFNPTVKVDGTSYDLRDFQTNGEEYEKFAMVVPLGVGVKYEINPQFSLGIEFTYRAVFTDYLDDVSKAEYRSINSFQNLEGEEQQIAMLLAYGKQAANFITAANNGDIDKTKDFTYGGFVRGNPDNDDAYTTTAVRLTYNFAKGTYKRRPKRPGRYKPPKRRKPKRRRRR is encoded by the coding sequence ATGAAACGCTTACTATTACTGTTATTTTTACTGGGATTTTTCACGTACGATGGGGTGTCGCAGTCCTTTGTGCGAAAAGCTGGCAGTTCGCCTTTGGAAGTTACCGTAGGGGTAGGTTCGTCTACCTATTATGGTGATTTGGCTGACGATGCGCCTTATAATAACTTTGGTTCGAACATTAATCTGGGCATGCGTTACAGGGTGTTCCCTCATGTGAAGGTGGGCTTTGACGCTTCTTTGATAAGTTTGAGTGGTCAAGACCTGTACGAAGAAAGAGGCCTTTCTTTTAATTCCATAAACTACGAGTTTGCGGGAATTCTTCAGGCGGAGCTTTTTGATAATAACGCAAAGGACAGATCGTCTACCCGAAAGTCGATTATACCGTATGGTTTTGTTGGTGTTGGAGCCTTGATGTTTAATCCTACCGTTAAGGTAGATGGGACATCTTATGACTTAAGAGATTTTCAAACCAATGGCGAGGAGTATGAAAAGTTCGCTATGGTTGTTCCTTTAGGGGTAGGTGTCAAATACGAGATAAACCCGCAATTTTCCCTTGGAATTGAGTTTACATACAGGGCTGTTTTTACGGATTATCTTGATGATGTTAGCAAGGCGGAATATCGTTCTATAAATTCATTTCAAAACCTGGAAGGAGAGGAGCAACAAATAGCAATGTTGTTGGCGTATGGTAAGCAAGCAGCAAACTTTATAACTGCGGCAAATAATGGGGATATTGATAAGACGAAAGACTTCACATACGGTGGGTTTGTTCGAGGTAATCCCGATAACGACGACGCCTACACCACCACCGCTGTCCGTTTAACGTATAACTTCGCCAAAGGCACCTACAAAAGAAGACCAAAAAGACCAGGTCGCTATAAGCCACCGAAGCGCAGAAAGCCAAAAAGACGCAGACGTCGTTAA
- a CDS encoding phospho-sugar mutase, producing the protein MADKAILDKANEWLTSDSVDEETKAGIRQMIEAEDQTELTDAFYKDLEFGTGGLRGIMGVGSNRMNRYTVGKATQGLSNYISASFPGETTKVAIAYDSRNNNKLFADVTASVLSANGIEVYVFEEVRPTPELSFAVRHLDCNAGIVITASHNPKEYNGYKVYWNDGAQIVAPHDKNIITEVNAISDLADIKFEKDPARIHTISDSVDKAYIQSIKDLSLSPEAVQRQKELKLVFTPIHGSGITMVPRALEAYGFTNVHIVEEQATLDGNFPTVPYPNPEETAAMQLGLDKAKALDADILFATDPDADRVGVGMKNHHGEWQLLNGNQTAALLTYYLLEKWKENGKIDGKEYIVYTIVTSDLLGKIAEGYGVEYFTTLTGFKFIAGVIRDLEGKRNYIGGGEESYGYLVGDAVRDKDAVSACVMFAEMTAYFKDKGLSAFDVLIDMYSRFGFYYEELVSLTEKGKAGAEAIQKRMADMRQEPPKELAGETVTSIIDYANSTEKNLVTGETSAVDFPSSNVLQFITNKGSKISARPSGTEPKIKFYFSVNGDLADKNQFDETLSSLKEKIKALKADLGI; encoded by the coding sequence ATGGCAGACAAAGCTATTTTGGACAAAGCCAACGAATGGCTCACTAGCGACTCCGTTGACGAGGAAACCAAGGCGGGAATACGCCAGATGATCGAAGCGGAAGACCAAACCGAACTTACCGACGCTTTTTACAAAGACCTTGAGTTCGGCACCGGCGGGCTCCGTGGCATCATGGGGGTCGGGTCAAACCGTATGAACAGGTATACTGTTGGAAAAGCCACCCAAGGACTCAGCAATTACATATCGGCATCTTTCCCCGGCGAAACGACCAAAGTGGCCATCGCCTATGATTCAAGAAACAACAACAAGCTTTTTGCCGACGTAACCGCCAGTGTACTCTCAGCCAATGGTATTGAAGTATACGTTTTCGAGGAAGTACGTCCTACTCCGGAGCTTTCTTTTGCCGTAAGGCACTTGGATTGCAACGCTGGTATCGTAATCACCGCATCGCACAATCCCAAAGAATACAACGGCTACAAAGTATATTGGAACGACGGTGCGCAAATCGTTGCTCCGCACGACAAAAACATCATTACAGAGGTTAATGCAATCTCTGATCTTGCCGATATCAAATTCGAAAAGGATCCCGCCAGGATTCACACCATATCAGATAGCGTCGACAAGGCTTATATCCAATCGATAAAAGATCTTTCACTGTCGCCGGAAGCTGTTCAGCGTCAAAAAGAACTAAAACTCGTTTTCACTCCGATTCATGGATCCGGCATCACTATGGTTCCAAGGGCTTTGGAGGCTTACGGTTTCACAAACGTTCACATCGTTGAGGAGCAAGCTACTCTGGACGGAAACTTCCCTACAGTCCCTTATCCCAACCCCGAAGAAACCGCAGCGATGCAACTCGGGCTAGACAAAGCCAAAGCGTTGGACGCCGACATTCTCTTCGCAACTGATCCTGACGCGGACCGCGTGGGAGTTGGCATGAAGAACCACCATGGCGAATGGCAATTACTCAACGGAAACCAGACCGCCGCTCTTCTGACCTATTATCTTTTGGAAAAATGGAAGGAAAATGGCAAAATCGACGGCAAAGAGTACATCGTCTATACGATCGTAACCTCTGACCTTCTCGGAAAAATAGCCGAAGGTTATGGAGTGGAGTATTTCACAACACTGACAGGATTCAAATTCATTGCGGGCGTAATCCGTGACTTGGAAGGAAAACGAAACTACATAGGCGGTGGCGAAGAAAGCTACGGCTACTTAGTCGGCGACGCCGTGCGAGACAAGGACGCTGTTTCGGCTTGCGTTATGTTCGCTGAAATGACTGCTTACTTCAAAGACAAAGGCCTTTCGGCATTCGATGTTCTTATCGATATGTATTCTCGTTTCGGCTTCTATTACGAAGAGCTTGTTTCTCTTACGGAAAAAGGAAAGGCCGGCGCCGAGGCTATCCAAAAACGTATGGCCGATATGCGTCAAGAACCGCCTAAAGAACTTGCGGGCGAAACTGTCACCAGCATTATCGATTACGCTAACTCAACGGAGAAAAACCTTGTAACCGGAGAGACTTCGGCTGTAGACTTTCCTTCTTCAAACGTTCTGCAGTTCATTACTAACAAAGGGTCAAAAATCTCCGCCCGCCCTTCTGGTACAGAACCAAAAATCAAATTCTACTTTAGCGTAAACGGCGACCTCGCTGACAAGAACCAATTCGACGAAACTCTTTCTTCATTGAAAGAAAAGATAAAAGCATTGAAAGCGGATCTAGGCATTTGA
- a CDS encoding ABC transporter ATP-binding protein, producing MIEAKNISKSFGDKLVLDNVSARFEAGKVNMVIGASGTGKSVFLKTIVGLVEPDEGSVFFHDRNFTEANRLERKEVRQEIGMLFQGAALFDSKNVEENVMFPLDMLTELPYEEKRVKVNDALEKVGLGGSNDKMPSELSGGMKKRVGIARAIVNSSKYLFCDEPNSGLDPQTSILIDDLIMELTKDLGTTTIVVSHDMNSVMNIGENIIFIREGRKLWEGHNYEILDTECEELRDFIFANKLMRALKDDDERPKGQ from the coding sequence ATGATTGAGGCAAAAAACATTTCGAAGAGTTTCGGGGACAAACTTGTCCTTGACAACGTGAGCGCTCGTTTCGAGGCGGGAAAAGTGAATATGGTTATCGGGGCCAGCGGTACAGGGAAAAGCGTTTTTCTGAAAACTATTGTAGGCCTTGTGGAGCCTGATGAGGGCAGTGTCTTTTTTCATGACCGGAATTTCACCGAAGCGAACCGGTTGGAAAGAAAAGAGGTGAGGCAGGAGATAGGTATGCTTTTTCAGGGAGCGGCTTTGTTCGATTCCAAAAATGTGGAGGAAAACGTGATGTTTCCGTTGGATATGCTTACGGAACTGCCTTATGAGGAGAAAAGGGTAAAAGTTAATGACGCCCTTGAAAAAGTGGGTTTGGGAGGTTCCAACGACAAAATGCCCTCGGAACTCAGTGGCGGAATGAAAAAACGGGTTGGAATTGCCAGGGCAATCGTGAACAGCTCGAAGTATCTCTTTTGTGACGAACCGAATTCTGGATTGGATCCCCAAACCTCGATTCTGATAGATGATTTGATCATGGAGCTCACAAAAGATTTGGGAACAACAACTATTGTCGTTTCTCATGATATGAACTCGGTGATGAATATCGGGGAGAATATCATTTTTATCCGTGAAGGAAGAAAGTTATGGGAAGGCCATAACTATGAGATTTTGGATACGGAATGTGAGGAGCTTCGTGATTTTATTTTTGCGAATAAATTGATGAGAGCGCTTAAAGACGACGACGAAAGGCCGAAAGGTCAGTAG
- a CDS encoding ABC transporter permease has product MKLSMLKSVNKYFYFLGSLLINRESFKTYLKRTLDECMNIGLNSMMIVALVSVFIGAVTAIQTAYNMTYPFVPRDVIAFIVREMELLELAPTFTAIVFAGKVGSNIAGELGTMRITEQIDAIDVMGINSSSYLVLPKVIACTFTYPVLVIYALALGLYGGYLSTTLSGELSPVEYINGLRLDFKMYNLIFALIKSFIFGFLIASISAFKGYYTRGGALEVGKASTDAVTSSCVAVLCADYFLAQVLL; this is encoded by the coding sequence ATGAAATTGAGCATGCTGAAAAGTGTTAATAAGTATTTTTACTTTCTGGGTAGTTTGCTGATAAACAGGGAATCGTTTAAAACGTACCTGAAACGCACCCTTGACGAGTGTATGAATATCGGCCTGAATTCGATGATGATCGTCGCCTTAGTATCGGTGTTTATCGGTGCGGTGACGGCTATCCAGACGGCGTATAACATGACTTATCCGTTTGTTCCCAGAGATGTAATCGCCTTTATCGTAAGGGAAATGGAGCTTTTGGAGCTCGCTCCGACTTTTACGGCGATTGTTTTTGCCGGTAAGGTAGGGTCGAATATCGCCGGTGAGTTGGGAACGATGCGTATTACCGAGCAGATTGACGCGATTGATGTGATGGGGATTAATTCCTCTTCATATTTGGTCTTGCCGAAAGTGATCGCTTGTACCTTTACTTATCCCGTATTGGTGATTTATGCGTTGGCTTTGGGGCTTTACGGCGGTTATCTTTCCACAACCCTGTCGGGCGAGCTTAGTCCTGTGGAGTATATTAACGGGCTTCGTCTTGACTTCAAGATGTATAACCTGATTTTCGCGTTGATCAAGTCGTTTATCTTCGGTTTTCTGATCGCTTCCATTTCTGCTTTCAAAGGGTATTACACCCGTGGCGGAGCTTTGGAAGTTGGAAAAGCGAGTACCGATGCCGTTACTTCAAGCTGTGTGGCGGTTTTGTGCGCTGATTACTTCTTGGCGCAAGTACTGTTGTAA
- a CDS encoding class I SAM-dependent methyltransferase yields MKNLVSFVIKNIPRKYLQLFAHHGLKVASLFYIGKGSTCNVCGKSFRKFMPYGRKPPRENALCPNCLTLERHRLMWEYLKEKTDFFTAKHKVLHVAPELCFIKTFEGMKNLDYVTADLESPLAKVKADVQNLPFEDNSFDVAFCNHVMEHVDDDIKAMSELCRVLRPGGWAIIQSPQDMSRAETYEDPTITDPKAREEAFWQSDHVRLFGRDYGKRLEKAGFKVTEDDFVKKLDPEKVKLHAFPSEEIIYFCQKP; encoded by the coding sequence ATGAAAAATCTCGTAAGTTTCGTTATCAAAAATATTCCGCGCAAATATCTTCAACTATTCGCGCATCACGGACTTAAAGTCGCTTCATTATTTTATATAGGAAAAGGATCGACTTGCAACGTTTGTGGAAAGTCCTTCCGCAAATTTATGCCTTACGGCAGAAAACCTCCACGTGAAAATGCGCTATGCCCCAACTGCCTTACATTGGAGCGCCACAGACTGATGTGGGAATATCTAAAAGAAAAAACCGATTTCTTTACAGCAAAACACAAAGTGCTGCACGTAGCGCCGGAGCTCTGCTTTATCAAAACGTTCGAGGGCATGAAAAACCTCGACTACGTAACGGCGGATTTGGAATCACCTTTGGCAAAGGTGAAAGCCGACGTCCAAAACCTTCCTTTCGAAGACAACAGTTTTGACGTAGCCTTCTGCAACCACGTGATGGAACACGTAGACGACGACATAAAGGCCATGAGCGAACTTTGCAGGGTTTTGCGACCTGGCGGATGGGCCATCATCCAATCGCCACAAGACATGTCCAGGGCGGAAACTTACGAAGATCCGACCATCACCGACCCGAAAGCTCGGGAAGAGGCCTTCTGGCAATCTGACCACGTCCGCCTCTTTGGCAGGGATTATGGCAAACGACTGGAAAAGGCCGGCTTTAAAGTTACCGAAGATGATTTCGTGAAGAAACTTGATCCCGAAAAGGTCAAGCTCCATGCTTTTCCTTCGGAAGAGATCATCTATTTCTGCCAAAAACCTTAA
- a CDS encoding glycoside hydrolase family protein, producing the protein MRYLFSIPFLIFLTDCSFSQNKKSQTNSHIRSSAFKPETFSDNWKYVGEAINEPGYDIWGGSPIRDEKGNVHIFCARWKADIPFEKAWRYDSEIAHYVAKKPEGPFRFVEVVASPSTTGKGWKTSGFHNPNIRKVGDKYVLVFIANDGAKTHGPTQFIGMMVAESLNGPWRSIPDDNNPILKTSEDKDVWCFDSGCGVTNPSLIAHPDGRFLLYFKAMTGPRPKGKVSMGVAEAKKLEGPYIIRNKPITSNEKMIEDGYAFVWKNRVCLLTTDNHGILEHGGGVLWASDDGYSFSSKVHSGFHHFGKYYLKGNIPESAKAHYNKDPKFERPQILFDQDKEPEYLYCPSGVAIDGSDGTNSYVLKYNNIKLQ; encoded by the coding sequence ATGAGGTACTTGTTTTCAATTCCTTTTCTGATTTTTCTTACCGATTGTTCGTTTTCCCAAAACAAAAAATCGCAAACAAATTCACACATAAGATCCTCCGCCTTTAAGCCGGAAACTTTTTCAGATAACTGGAAGTATGTAGGCGAAGCGATTAATGAGCCCGGTTACGACATTTGGGGGGGCTCCCCTATCAGAGACGAAAAAGGAAATGTCCATATTTTTTGCGCTCGCTGGAAAGCCGACATTCCATTCGAGAAAGCATGGAGATACGACAGCGAAATCGCTCATTATGTAGCGAAAAAACCAGAAGGTCCATTCAGGTTTGTAGAAGTTGTGGCGAGCCCCAGCACGACTGGAAAAGGTTGGAAAACATCCGGGTTCCATAATCCCAACATCAGAAAAGTCGGAGATAAATATGTCTTGGTTTTCATTGCCAACGACGGAGCAAAAACGCACGGCCCTACCCAGTTCATTGGGATGATGGTAGCCGAAAGCCTAAACGGCCCTTGGAGATCGATTCCGGACGATAACAATCCAATCCTGAAAACTTCCGAAGACAAAGACGTTTGGTGTTTTGACAGTGGTTGTGGCGTTACAAACCCGTCACTAATCGCCCACCCTGACGGTCGATTCTTACTTTATTTCAAAGCCATGACCGGCCCTCGGCCAAAAGGCAAGGTAAGTATGGGCGTGGCGGAAGCTAAAAAACTCGAAGGCCCGTATATTATCCGCAATAAGCCAATCACATCAAATGAGAAAATGATTGAAGACGGCTACGCGTTTGTCTGGAAAAACCGGGTTTGCCTTTTGACAACGGACAACCACGGAATCCTCGAACATGGCGGAGGTGTTTTATGGGCTTCGGATGACGGATATAGTTTCTCTTCAAAAGTACATTCAGGCTTTCATCATTTCGGGAAATATTACTTAAAAGGGAATATCCCGGAAAGCGCAAAAGCACACTATAACAAAGACCCTAAATTCGAAAGACCTCAAATTCTTTTTGACCAAGACAAAGAGCCGGAATACCTCTACTGCCCTAGTGGAGTAGCTATAGACGGGAGTGATGGAACAAACAGCTACGTCCTAAAATACAATAACATAAAACTCCAATAA
- a CDS encoding LytTR family DNA-binding domain-containing protein: protein MKKLTCLIIDDEYPARVLLAKFVEKFPSLELIGQCEGPLEAMEILAERSVDLIFLDIQMPDLTGIEMLRALSGHPAVIFTTAYPDYALDGYRFDTVDYLLKPFSFERFAESVNKAIKRLGTTSEATRKNLDDSIVVKSDSKFHIVKYKDIDYIEGLKAYVSFYVKGERIIALESLKSLVDQLPENNFMRIHKSYIVALDKVKAVEGNMLLVGDKKLPVGASFKETVMKRLLASG from the coding sequence ATGAAAAAATTGACGTGTCTAATAATCGACGACGAATATCCGGCGAGGGTTCTTTTAGCTAAGTTTGTGGAGAAATTCCCTAGTTTGGAACTGATCGGTCAATGCGAAGGGCCTTTGGAGGCTATGGAGATATTGGCGGAACGATCAGTGGATTTGATTTTTTTGGATATACAAATGCCTGATCTGACGGGAATTGAAATGCTTCGTGCATTGTCAGGACATCCAGCCGTTATTTTTACCACTGCCTATCCGGATTACGCTTTGGACGGATATCGATTTGATACGGTAGATTATTTATTAAAACCGTTTTCTTTCGAGCGTTTTGCCGAATCCGTAAATAAGGCGATCAAGAGATTGGGAACAACTTCGGAAGCGACGAGGAAAAATCTAGATGATAGTATAGTCGTAAAATCTGACAGTAAATTCCATATTGTAAAATATAAGGATATCGACTATATCGAAGGCTTAAAAGCTTACGTGTCGTTTTATGTAAAAGGAGAACGGATAATAGCTTTGGAATCGTTGAAAAGTTTGGTTGACCAATTACCGGAAAACAATTTTATGCGAATACATAAATCCTATATCGTTGCTTTGGATAAAGTAAAAGCCGTGGAAGGGAATATGCTGTTGGTCGGAGATAAAAAATTACCGGTTGGGGCCAGTTTTAAAGAAACGGTAATGAAACGATTATTAGCCTCGGGCTAG
- a CDS encoding sensor histidine kinase: protein MELPEIVRRNAGHLAEALIWCLYFLLLRIAYSGSVDGEGAWVRAGVSAGMQAILFYFNMFYLFPRLLEKRKTYRYLFYLFIGASLAIVVMSFSDKAFSVRGEHGELQAPVNRIINFFSKESGEEHHSSEHGELFFNLFLVAVTLTISVVVSALKQARAQRILQERTEKERLESEMKFLRSQVNPHFLFNALNNIYSLTVVGEKNAPYALLKLSEMLRYMLYECKNEKVLLSSELAYIRNYIELQQLKTEEPQDIRFYEKNEIEDDMIAPMLFVPFIENCFKHSGVEKRNGAWVSISLSNNSERLEFVAENSLPKKNYTKDKVGGIGHENVRRRLELLYPKNHKLSIENRGEVFRVCLRIKKI from the coding sequence ATGGAGCTACCTGAAATAGTACGTAGAAACGCAGGGCATTTAGCGGAAGCGTTGATTTGGTGTTTGTATTTCCTGTTGCTTCGGATCGCTTATTCAGGCTCTGTGGATGGGGAAGGGGCTTGGGTTAGAGCAGGGGTTTCGGCTGGAATGCAAGCGATTCTTTTCTATTTCAATATGTTTTATCTTTTTCCAAGATTACTGGAGAAACGGAAAACGTATCGATACTTGTTTTACCTATTTATTGGGGCTTCGTTGGCGATTGTGGTAATGAGTTTTTCGGATAAAGCTTTTTCGGTTAGGGGAGAGCATGGAGAACTTCAGGCACCTGTAAATAGGATTATTAATTTTTTTTCCAAAGAATCCGGAGAGGAGCATCATTCTTCTGAACACGGGGAATTGTTTTTTAATCTTTTTTTAGTGGCCGTAACACTTACAATCAGCGTGGTGGTTAGCGCACTGAAACAAGCGAGAGCCCAGCGGATTTTGCAGGAAAGAACGGAAAAAGAGCGTTTGGAAAGCGAAATGAAGTTTTTGCGTTCACAGGTCAATCCCCATTTTCTGTTTAATGCGTTGAATAATATTTATTCGTTGACTGTAGTAGGAGAGAAAAACGCTCCATATGCGTTGTTGAAGCTTTCCGAGATGCTGCGATATATGCTTTATGAATGCAAAAACGAGAAAGTGCTTTTAAGTAGTGAGCTGGCATATATTAGAAACTATATCGAACTGCAACAATTAAAAACAGAAGAACCTCAGGATATTCGGTTTTATGAAAAAAATGAAATCGAAGATGATATGATTGCCCCGATGCTTTTTGTGCCGTTTATCGAAAACTGTTTTAAGCACAGTGGTGTGGAAAAAAGAAACGGTGCTTGGGTGAGCATTTCGTTAAGTAATAATTCGGAACGATTGGAGTTTGTAGCGGAAAATAGCCTTCCTAAAAAGAATTATACCAAGGACAAAGTAGGGGGAATAGGCCATGAAAATGTACGGAGAAGATTGGAATTATTATATCCCAAAAATCATAAGCTATCCATCGAAAACAGAGGAGAAGTATTTCGGGTTTGTCTGAGAATCAAAAAGATTTAG